The Streptomyces bacillaris sequence ACGCCAGCTTGTAGATGTCCTCACGGTCGAACGGCGTGATGAAGGAGGAGTTCAGCTGGTGGAAGATCGCGTGGGTGGCATCGTCCCCCGCGTGCTCCGCTGCCCGCATGCGCTCCGCGATCTCGACTCGGGAGGCAGAATCCGCCCCGAGCAGTTCCATCAGGAGTTTCGAGCCCGTGACAATGTTGTCCGCGGACGCGGAGAACATGTCGTAGAAGCTCGTCTCCCTGGGGGTCAGACGAAAGCGCACGTGGGGTCCTCGGGATGCTTTGGATTCGGTCAGGCTGATGCTAGGCGCATCATCCGGCCACGGCTAACCGGCGTTCTTCAGTGTCGCCCATCGGGAACGGGGATCAGCACGGGCCCCCGGTCACGTTTCTGTCGGATTCGTTACGATATACCCGGCAGGGGTATATCGGGAGTCAGGTGCGCAGAACCGCAGCGTGAACGGCCGGCGGACCAGCACCACCGGCCACATCAGGCCACATCAGGAGGACGCAGATGACCACCACCGAGACCACGGGCGCGGGACCGGCACCGGACGCGGTACCGGGGCAGGAAACGGGACCGGAAGCGCGACCGGGGCCGGGACCGGCGGGGACCGGGGAGATCGTGACCGACCACGACCTCGGCATCCACGGCTACCACCACCAGAAGGACGAGCACCTCAAACGGCTGCGCCGGATCGAGGGCCAGATCCGCGGCCTCCAGCGCATGGTCGACGAGGACGTCTACTGCATCGACATACTCACCCAGGTCTCGGCCTCCACCAAGGCCCTGCAGTCCTTCGCCCTCCAGCTGCTGGAGGAGCACCTGCGCCACTGCGTCGCGGACGCGGCGGTCAAGGGCGGCGCGGAGATCGACGCGAAGGTCGAGGAAGCCACGAAGGCCATCGCCCGCCTGCTGCGTACGTGACGCTTGGTTACGGGGAGGGAAGGGCGGGGCCGGTACGGGCGTCGGCACGGGCATGGGCGCGGGCGCCGGTCCGCCGCCGGGCCGGTCGTGTCGACGCCGGGACGCCGGGCGCAATCGGAACATTCGATTCGGGAGGATCGCGGCGCCCGGCCGGTCGCGAAGGTGTCCGGGTGGCGTCAGCGCCGACGGGCGGCCTGCCGGGGGACGGTCGTACGCGCCTCCGCGCCACCACCGGCCCTGCCGTCGACCAGCTCGCCCCGCACGGGCAACTTGTCCCCGGCGTGCAGCTCATCTCCGCCGTGCAGCTCATCCCTGACGTTGAGCACCTCATCGATCCGGTCAGGACTGAGGCGCTCCTCGCGCGCCGTCGAGGCCGCGATCATCAGCTCGCCGCACAGCTCGATCTCGGCGAGGGCCACGTAGTCCTGAGCGTTCGGAGCGCTGAGCGTCACCACCTGCGTCACCTCTCTCTGCCGTCGCCGACCCTTCGCCGATCGCCGACCCTTTCTGGCGCACCGGCTTCCTAGCCTAGGGAGCCCGGTACGTGCCGCGCATGGCACGGACGGACCATTTAGCCCCCTCCCAACCGGCCCCTCCCGTCCCGCCCTCCCCTCCGGGACGGCAGGGGCGGACGGCCGTTCACCCCTGCCGGATCTCCCCCGTGTAGATGTCGTCCTCGTCCGGCAGCGTCACGGCGACCGGCGCCCCGAACCCGTACAGCAGCAGCGTCGAGACGACCGTGACCTCCGACGCCTCACGGCCCTCGGTGGCGAAGGTGAAGCGGTGGCGGACCTTCCGCAGCCGCCCCTCGTCGTCGAGGTACGCGTCGAACGGGACGGCGTCCCTGCTGAACCCTTTCGCCGCCGCACTCAGGGCACCGCGCGACTGCGGTGACGCGGCCCGCGCGGCGCGGTTGAGGTCGGCGACGCCCCGGTAGTGATGCACCGTCACGCCCGCCAGGTCGGACTTCCCCACGTACGTCACGTCACCGGCGTCCCTCAGCAGCTCGGCGGCGGCCATGGGATCGGTGACGCCGCCGGTGAGGAGGTTGCCGTCCTTGAGGGTGGTCGTGTCGATCCGGACCCACTTGTCGTCGGGGACCCCGGCGCCACGGTTCTTCATGTAGAG is a genomic window containing:
- a CDS encoding metal-sensitive transcriptional regulator: MTTTETTGAGPAPDAVPGQETGPEARPGPGPAGTGEIVTDHDLGIHGYHHQKDEHLKRLRRIEGQIRGLQRMVDEDVYCIDILTQVSASTKALQSFALQLLEEHLRHCVADAAVKGGAEIDAKVEEATKAIARLLRT